The Staphylococcus simiae genome includes the window TTTTGAATGGGCAGCCTTACATATGGTAAATGCTTCTAAAGGCCATGGTTTTAAAATGTTCTTATTTATTATGTTATTAGGTAGTATTATTGCTGCATTGTTTGCTAATGATGGTGCTGCTTTAATTTTGACACCTATCGTCTTAGCTATGGTTCGTCACTTAGGTCTACAACAACGGGCCATTTTTCCGTTTATTATTGCTTGTGGATTTATTGCTGATACAACTTCTTTACCTCTAATTGTTAGCAACTTAGTTAATATTATTTCTGCTGATTATTTTAATATTTCTTTTGTTCAATATTTTTCGAAAATGTTTATACCGAATATTTTTTCTTTATGTGCTAGTATTATTGTTCTTTGGCTATATTTTAGAAAAGCCATACCAAAATCTATTGGTATAAGTTGTATTAAAACGCCTAAATCAGCAATTAAAGATAAACGCTTATTTCATATCTCTTGGTTTGTTTTATTGTTCTTAGTGATAGGTTATTTAAGTAGCGAATTTATTGATATTCCTGTTGCCTTTATCGCCCTTTTGATTGCTTTCATCTTTCTATTATTAGCAAGACGTTCTAAAGCAGTAAATTTAACAACTGTGATTAAAGGTGCACCTTGGAATATTGTTATTTTTTCAATTGGTATGTATGTCGTTGTTTTTGGATTAAAAAATGTCGGCATCAGCTCATTACTTGGACATTTATTAAGTCATATTTCTAACTATGGTTTATTTAGTAGTACACTCATGACTGGTTTTATAGCAGCATTGTTATCATCTGTTATGAATAATTTACCTACTGTATTATTTGATTCATTAGCTATTGCCGAGTCTCATGTGACTGGCATTGTCAAAGAAGGGATGATTTACGCTAATGTCATTGGCTCAGATCTAGGTCCGAAGATTACACCAATAGGCTCCCTGGCAACATTATTATGGTTACATGTATTGAGTCAAAAAGGGATGAAAGTATCTTGGTGGACATATTTTAAAACAGGTATTGTGATTACGCTTCCTGTACTATTTATCACGCTCGTTGGTTTATATTTGTCACTCATTATTTTTTCATAAGTATTTAATTGCAGTCATCTTTTTTTTAAGATGATTGCATTTTTCTATTGCAAAATAGAACGTATGTTCGTATAATATATTTATAAGATTGAGGTGAGTGGAAGATGAATAACTTTGAAACGGAGACAGATTATCGTAATATCCCTCGTGAATTATTAGATAGAAATATCCCACAAGGAAGAGGTATGATCAAATGGGCACCATTCATTATATGTACTAATTTATAACAAATGCTTACTTTATAGTATTTTTATGTATTAGTCATATATAATATGTAAAATCTTTTATAATAAAATCGTGAAAGAACTTTGATATTCTCTCACGATTTAATAACTCAACTTAACAGCATCCATCATTTTTATGCTGATTTTTTTCTTTATTTTCTTCTATATTCTCTTTTTTCTCCTCAATTTCTACAGAACAACAAGCTTGTTCTTTGGGTTTTAATTTAGAAATTGCTTTTTTAAATGCATTCTTTTCCATTGTAACACCTCCTTTAATTATTATTTAACATCCACACGATGTATCGCAACATTCATTTTTATTAATTATTTCTTCGTTTTCATCTATAAATTCAAAAACTTCTTTATATGGTGCTTGCTTTAATATATTAAAGGTTTTTTCACATACAAAGGTTCTTTCGCCTCGTTCAAAAATATGGTCATCATCATCTTCAATATGTTTAAATGGACCTTTGTATATAACAGATTGCCCTTTATCAATACATGGACCCTCTTTACCTTTGTGAGCTATAATCGTCATACTTCTAAAATCAATACCTTCAATAGTAGTCCATGTCTTTTCGCGTTTATCAATTTCTACACCATAAAATCCTACTTTTTCAAAAGCCTCTACAAATGATTTTTCTTCAATGGCTCCTGAATAACAGCCACTCCACAAGTTTTCGTCTTGTCTCAACTTTTCTGGTACTTCTACATTAGAAACAATATCTGAGATTACTGCTTTACCACCATCTTTTAAAACACGGTAAATTTCCCTGAATAGTGCTTCTTTGTCATCTGTTGAAACTAGGTTTAGAACACAATTTGATATAACCACATCTATACTATTATCCTTTATCATAGTCATTTCATTTTCTAAGTAATTAATATATTGCTTAATAGATTGATACGTACCTAAGTTGTTAACAGGATGTTCTTGTATATATTTATCGAGTTCTTCTAAATCTAATTTTAAGTTTTGAATTTTTCCTTTATGAAAAATAACATTATCATAACCAATTCTTTCAATCATTTGATTCTGATATTTTTTAGCAAGATTTAACATATCATCGTTCATGTCTACGCCAATAACTTTGCCTGTTTCACCAACAATTTGAGAAACTATATAAGGAACTTTGCCACCACCAGAACCTAAATCTAATACTGTATCTCCTTCTTTGATTTTACCTAAAGGATCTCCACAACCATAATCTTTCTCTATGATTTCATCTGGTATAATCTTTAAGTACTTTGTATCATATTCTACTGGGCAACATAAATTTTCTTCATGTTTTTTAGCAGCATTCCCATATCTATTGATTACTGAAGTTTCTTGATTCATTAATTTATCCTCCTTAAACTTAAACAATCATATTAACTATTAATCCTGTAGCAACAGCTACAACTAAAATTGCGATAACGAATGAGACTACAAATTTTTTCTTGAATAATTTCGATAATAATACAACTTCGGGAATACTTGCACCAGCACCACCTATTATCAACGCAACTACTGTTCCTAAGGACATCCCTTTTGATACTAATGCTTCAGCTATAGGTAACATTGTTTCAGGTCTGATATACATTGGAATACCTATAACAGATGCAATGAATACGGATATAACGCCATCTCCACTTGCGTATTTTGTAATAAATGTTTCAGGTACAAATCCATATATGAACGCTCCAATAAATACACCAATAAATAGGTATGGAAGCATTGGATATAAAAATGCCCACGCATCATTTAATGCTTGTTTAAAACGAGATCCCGTTTTATTAGCAAAAAATCCATCGCCTTTCACATTTACGCCTTTATAAGTTTCAGCTAAATTCATTTTTGAAAATACAAAACCTGTTAAGATACTAAATATTGCTAGTACAACAAAATAAACTATTGCAACTTTCCAACCTAATAAAGCCCATAACATAAATAGCATTAATGGATTCATCAATGGTGAAGCAATCAAAAAACTCATAGATGGACCGAAAGGGACTTTAGAATTTAATAATCCTGCGAGTATTGGAATAGTTGAACAGGAACAAAAGGGAGTAATCGCACCAAATATCATTCCTAAAAAATAATTAATTCCTTGGTTATGCTTACTTAACATGTTTTTGATTTTATCTTCTGAAACTACTTGTTGAATTAAACTTACAATAAAACTTACGATTATGAACAGTATTAATAATTCAAAAAATAGCATTAGAAATGTTTTTATAAATTCTATAATCGAATCTATCATTAGTATAACGCCTCCAAATTTATTAAATCAATATTTCTTGATATATTAATCAAAAAAATTTGATTAATGATATGTCAAAAAAGATACTTAAAGTATCTTACAACAAGTATCTTCATTCAATACTACCTGTATTTGTTGTTCATTAATTTTATAATAATTCCATGTACCATGTTTTTCTGCAATGAGGATATTTGCATCTACTAATTTTTTCAAATGGTAAGAAAGTTTAGATTGTTTTAATGCTAGCAATTCTTCCAAATCACATACACACAAAGATTTTGTATTGCTTTGACGTATAGAATGTAGGATTTTAAGTCTAATTTTATCTGCAAGTGCTTCAAACATCTTTTCATAAAAATTTAATTGCTCTTCTTCATCTACATCTGGATTGACCTTGATTACTTCCATTTAATCACTTCCATTCTGTTATCAGGTAGTTATTTAAGTTCTTGCACTGCTTGTTTAAAGTTATGTGCGGTTAATTCACCGTATGTTTCAATATTATCTTTGAAAAAAGAACTTTTCATATATGCTACAGCTTCATTTAAACACATATCTTTTGAAGTCATAACTAATTTTAAGTAACCAATAAAATAATCTACAGATAAAGTACCTGCATGATTTACCACCAAGGTTTTCCCTCCAACGCTCTAAATAATATATCAACTTTTTTTGATGTATTAAACTTAACACTTTTTTGTAATAATTTCAAATCCAAATACGGAAAATCCTTGCTTTGAGCGAACGTATGTTCTATTATGATATTGAGGTGCTATTATGTTATTCAATTCTAACATTCCAGATAAATATAAATATGAAACGGACTATAGAAAAATCCCAAGAGAATATTTGAATCCCAAAATCCCTCAAGGTCGTGGAAACATCAAATGGAGAGCTTTTGCCACTTTGCCTGAACAATATGAAATATTAAATAAAGTGATGCAAAATCAAAACAAAATTGCAAATCCCTTATTATCTGATGATTCTTTGAGCCAATTAGATTATATAGTTAGTGAAAAAATTCAATCCAATGAATCTTGTACAATTGAATATTGGAGTAACGGTTATATAAAAACTTATACTGGATTCATTTTGAAATTCAATGTATTAGAAAAATCTTTTTCCTTTTTCAATACTTCCAATAATAATTACTATACTTTATATAAAGAATATATTAACAACATATTTTAAAGTAACCATAAAATAGTAATTAACAAAATAAGAAAGGGGTATTCATAATAACTTTATGTTCCTCTTTTTACTTTTCAAAAAATAATAGCGTATATTGAATTTTTAAAAGTTTTCATACATTTTATTATATAAAGCGTTAACTTCATTCTTTAATGCTTTATTCTCTTTTTCTAATTTTTTAATTTTTCTTTTCAAGGATTCAATAATTGCATTTTTCCCATCATTTTTGGCTTGAATTACATTTGATTGAGTGCTGTGTTTACGCAATTCTTCAATTTTATTTCGAATTTCTTTATGATTATACAAAGTAGCTTTTGAAACATTTGCATAATTAGAAACAACATTAAAGTTAATCTCTATATTTTCTTTTAAGAGCCTTTCTATTGCAGAATTTACTTTTATTTCTGTATTAGCTTTTTTTCTTTTATGTATTTCTTTCATTTGGTTTTTTCTATCATAATTCCCCATAAGTCCTCCTATGTTTTCATCCTATTATTTCTACCAAAAATAACATTTCCATCTTTTATATTTTTTAATATGTCTTCATATTTTTCTAATAAATTGACATGCTTTTCTACCATATCATCTCTATTAAAATTTTTAGCTACTTCTATAGAATTAATGGTAGATTTAACAAGCAATTCATACTTTTCTACATCTAAATTTGAAAATCCTATTGCTAAATCTTTGCAGGGTTTACCTGAATTACAAGTTAAACATGGTGGTGCTTCCATATATGGGCAGTCACCTTTTAACCTTGCATGACACGTACCATATGGATTGTCCATAGCATTTAATTTATGCTCTTGCCATAAAGAGTTCAACGCATTCTCAGAAAGTTCACTACTATGTTTAATATTTTTTACTTTACCATCAATATCAAAGGTGAATGCTCCTTGATCTATAACTGATTCAAATGCTTTTCTTTTAGTATCATCAAGAAGTTTCGCATATCTAAGGGTCATTTCAGGAGAAGCATGAGCTAATAGTTCTTGAATAGTTAGAATATCAACTCCACCATTAAGCAACTTAACAGCATATGTATGCCTAAACTGATGTGTTTTAAAGTGGAAAATTTCTCCCTTTTCATCAACAATATTTTTAGTTTTAGCTAAATAATTTAAATGAGAACGAACTAAATGTTGAGTATATGGCATTCCTTTTCTCTTACCTTTGTATATAACAAATATATAATTATTAGGGTTGTTGTCCTTAGTACTTTGTCTTTTAGAACTTGCAATTAAAACTGCTAATATATCGGCTAATTGTTCATCAATAGGTATTCTATGGCCTTTTACAAAAGTTTTTGCTATATCAGTAACTATAGAATATTTACCATTAATTTTAGTAAGGCAGTTATCTTTTAAAGTTAATACATCTGATATACGTAAACCCGTTTTAAATGCTATCCAAATGATAGGTATAATTTCTTCAGGTAAAGAATTTATATTTTCAAATAGTTGATCTAATACAAAATCTGGAATATAATCAATTTGATTTTTTTCGAGTTTTTCATGTTTAGGTAGATCTTGTGGCAAAAATAAGAATCTTATATCTTCTATAGGTGCTATACTATATTTTTGCGTAATTATATCATTCAAAAACCTTCTAACTAATTTAAGTTCTTCACGTACAAAATTCTTTACACTTCGTACGTTTTTACTTTTTGCATATTTAAAAATGAAATCAATATATGTTTCCATATGCTTTCTTTCTAACTTATTTAAATCATTCCAATTAGGTTCTTGATTATGTATACTATTTAAAAATCTAGTCAAAACTCTTACATACATTCTACCTGTAGCAAAATTCATATCTCCGGTCAATAATCGCTGTTTTAAATATTGTTTTACAGAAGTTCTTATATTAAATGAATCTATCTTTTTAAAATTTAGATAATTTCCTGTAAGTGTTTTATTATAAGTCAATCCATACATTTCTAAATTTCTTATATCCCATAAATCTTTATCCCACTCTTCTCTGCTGTCAATCATTTTTGAAAACAGCCTATATAATTTTTTTAAACTTGAAGCTATAGGCGTTTTTGTTTCATAATTTCCAAAAACGATACTTTTTGATCTTTTTATAGTGGTTACATTTTGATTTTTTAACCACTTAATCCATTCAGACTCTAAACTATTAAATTCGTAATCTAATAATGAGTTTATATTTGGAAACTTTTCATTGAAGAAAGTAGCCAATTTATTAATATGTACTGCACCACCATTAAATAAAGAACTTAAAGACCAATATTCAGTAGTAATTAATTTCAGGCAAATATACTTGAATTCTAAATTTAAATACTTGTTTTGAAATCTAAAAAATATATTTTTTCTTTTACCATTATATCCGTTCAAATCATCTTGAAATTGATTAAAAATCTTAAAATTAGAAATGTGCCATACATCATTTTTATAGAAATAATCACTATAGATATCGGTATAAACAATATCTCCCTCAGAATTTATACTTTTACTTTTCAAAAAGCAAAGTTCCTTTTTTAATTTGTTTTGAAAAAAATCATCTGTATTTTGGACGCTATTATTCATGTGAATCTCCTATTCAAATATTTGGAATGAATCTTTTACTTTTTCCCAATTTTCACGGATAAGCTGATCATTATTATGAATATACAAATCCATAGTGGTTTGTATATTACTGTGTCCAAGCCGTTCTTGAACTTGTTTTATATTTTTACTTTTATTATAAAAAATAGTAGCATGAGTGTGCCTTAACAAGTGAGGATGAACCATAATTCCAGTTTTCTTTCTTAAACGTTTAAATATTGAATTTACATCATTATAGTCTAAAGGTTCTCCAATATTTTTACCTTTAACTTTAATAAACAAAAATTCAGAATCAGTTGAAACTTCATCTAATACTTCATATAAATAATCATCATATAAATCAATCAAAGCTTGTGAAATGTATATTTTACGTTCCCCACTTTTTAATCTAGCTCCATTTTTATTTTTTCTATTTTTCAAAATAATTTGATGTCCATTAGTCAAATCATATTTAATATCATCTATGTAAAGTGACAACAATTCCCCAATACGCAATCCTGTTTCATATAATAATTGAATCATAAATTTATCCCTAATGTTATTTGATGCTTTTATTAACTCTTTTATTTCACTGGTACTCAATATTTTCATTTTTTCTTTTGGCACTTTTACTTTTAGTGTATTTGTATATAATAAATCATTTGTATTTACATGATCTAAAAAACTTTTATAAGAAGACTGACGACCTCTTTCTATTAAAATTGATTTAGCAACGTCAATTTTAGATTTTTTAGTTCTAAATAAGTAATCATAAAAGTTAGTAACTACAGTGATAGTTAAATTAATAGTTTTAGGGCTTTTTCCATATAATGGTCTATCTTTAAATATAACTTTTTCATATTTATTTGGTGATTTTAACCACATAACAAAATCAACTAAATCATCAAAAGTTACATCTTTATGATCTTTATTTTTAAATTCTAGGTACATAAAATATCTTTTTAAACAATATGCATAAGTCTTTAAAGTATTCTCACTTTTATCAACACTCTCTAAATACTTTAAATAATAGGTAACATCTTCAACTGGATTTAAATTACTATCAATTATCATAAAGTTCTTTCCCCTGTTAGAATTCACATTTACTATTTTCATATTATAATCCCTTTCTTAAATTTAATTTAAGAATACACTAATTTAATACATTTTCATATTATACATATAATACGTAATAAAATTAGTTTAGATAACAATTTTTTCTGTTAAATATCTCGCAATATTGTTATACATATTATACAAAGTAAACTCTAAAGTTATTAATACATATAACCTTTTGCTACTCTGCCAGAGCAATTTGAAACTATTCAACAATATATTATGGATCAAAATAAAATTGATCGTCCTGTACTATCAGAAGATCAACTTACTGAATTAAATATTAAATTACATGAAGCTCTGCAACGATTACGTCCTGTTAAGATTAGATATTACAATGATGGTTTCATAGATACTATGACTTTGACTATACATCGTATTGATTCGATTAATTTTGAAATAGAAGGATATATTAACCAACGTCAACTTCAGAAATTATCTCTGTTTGATATTTTAGATATTACTATATTGCATTAATTTTAGATTCTCTCATAAATTGGACTGCTACATATTTATTTTAAATTATCTACTTTTTATTTATCAGTCTTAAAATAAGGCATATCTAAATTTATTAATACTTAGATAAAGTAAAAAAGAGGCTGAACATAAATTGTTCAACCTCTTCATAAAAAATATTAGCTATTTTTACTTTCGATATCAGAAATAATTTCTTTTGTTTTTCTTTCGATATCTTCAAAGTCTTTTTTGAAAATATAAGCGAAAACAGCTACGCCAACACCAGCAACTACAGTTGTAATTGCTAATAAGCTAAATACAAATTTAAATAAACCTTTAATAAAGTTCCACATTCTAAATTCACCTCTATAAAATAATATACCAATCTACAATTCATTATACTATCATATTTAGAATAATCATTAAATATATACCCATTCTCTAAAAAAATATGCATCCAACATAATTAGTCAACAATATAAAAAATCGAAGCACCATAAAGTGATGCTCCGATATTGTCTTTATGCTTTATATAATAACGTTGATTATCTATTAATAAATTCTTTATGTTAAGATAACTATACATTAGAACAATTTTAGTAAGTCCACCAACTGTATACTCTTTGCTTTACTGAATGATAAAATCTGTACACTTATCATTCACCTCCAATAATTAAACATTTATGTTTTAATTGTAACTTATATTTTTACAAACACAATTAATATAAAATTACATTTTTATTACAATTATACCAAAATAAAGGATGTGTAATAATGCAACAAGTGACATCAGATATTATGACCTTTAGAGGCTCTCACTTTGATTTAGGTGTAGCGACTGCCAAATGGCTACAGCAAACGCCCTTATTAAGTAATCGCCAACAAGAATGGAAAAAGCGTATACCGAGATTTGATATAGACATTAATGAAACTTATCAAATTTATCAAACTTATGCGCCTCAAATTTGGGATGAATTGATGGGATTACAAAGTGTATTAAAGTTACCAACGAGACAAATCATCTTGAATTTTGGTCATTTTCGTTTTACTGATTTAAAAGAAAGTGGTTGCACCGTATTTCAAGGCCAAGATTATTTAGTAAGAAACTATGATTATCATCCTGCTACATACGATGGCAGATATTTATTATATCAACCAACAGATGGTGGCCTAGCACAAATAGGTCCTACATCAAGAGTAACTGGTCGTATGGACGGCATGAACGAAGCGGGATTAGCTATGGCCTATAACTTTATGCACCGTAAACATCCTGCGAATGGTTTCGTTTGTTATATGATTGGTCGCTTAATATTGGAATATTGCAGCAATGTTACAGAAGCAATCCAATTATTAAAAAACATTCCACATAGAAGTTCGTTTAGTTATATATTAATGGACAAGGAATTAAATCACGTTATTGTAGAAGTCACTCCACGCTCTATTGATGTACGTCACGATATATTTTGTACAAACCATTTTGAAATACTGACTCATGAGAATCGCAATTATACTAAAGAGTCTACTGAACGACTAGCACGGGTAATGAAACAAACACCTGAACATATCGATATGCATACAGCGTTCAAGATATTTAATGACCCTCTATATGAAATTTACAGTAAATTATTCAGAAGTTGGTCAGGCACGATACATACATCTATGTATCACCCACAAAGTTTAACAGCTTATATGACATTAGGTGAAAATAAACCACCAGAAATGATTGATTTCAATTCTTGGTTGGAAGGTAATGAATTATCCATTAGTCAATTTACTGGTCACATTGACACAGATTTAACCTTTGCCAATATATAACAATAGAAGGGGGTTGGATAGAAATAAATTTTATATAAAATTTATTTCTATCCAACCCCTGCAAGACTGACTAGGTTTGTAAAACGTTGATTTATCAACCTTTTACAAACCAGACAGTTACTGCTAAATGCTTAAATTTAGTCTGAAATGATTATGTTCTAGACTCTTCTAGTTTATTATTATCTCACACCGCCTACTATCCATTAACTTCTATTAATCGATGTCGATGTCACCATCAATAGTATAGAATTCTAAAACATTGTCACTATTACCTACTTTACCATTTTTAAAAGCCTTATTATGAATTAAACTTTTTCCAGTACCAGGGTTCAATTTCAATATTGTATTAACGGGTTTCTCAGCGTATTCAAACGAAATGTCACCTTCTTTAGTTGAGGCTTTGACGTCAGACTGTGCCGGCATTTTTTTAAATTTAACTTCACCATGATCATTAATAAATATAGTTTGCTTTAATTTACTATTAATGATAGATAGCTTACCACCTTTTAACTTGAAATCACTATTAACTATGTTGCTATTTTTTATATATAAATCTTTACTAAAATTTGTATATAGGTTTACATTATCAAATTGAACATTATCTAAATTAAAGTCACCAGTATGATTAATAATATTACTATCATTCAATGCTATACCAGAAATTTTTAAATGACCTGCATCCATATCAATATTTAAGGATTTTATTTTATTATCAGGAACTTCTATCGTTAATTGTTTTTTATTATGATAAAAAGGGTTCAAATCCGTAGAATACCCTCTGTTCTTATTTTGTGAATCTCTTACTTTAAGACATTTATCTTTAATTTTAGTTTGAATATGATTATCACCATTGTATGTTATCTTGAATTGACTACCTTTTTTTAATGTTAAATTGCTATTATCTAATTTAACATCTAAACGGTTAAATATATCTTGTTGAAACGTCTTGTCATAATTTTGGGTATCATATTTATCTTTATCAAAGACAAACCAAGTTGTCGTGGCAGCAATAAAAAAGACAATAAATACACTTATACCGATAAAAAAGAGCTTTTTCATTTTTTGACGCTCCCTTTAACTGTTTTAATATACCAAGTTAAGTATTTTAAAATAATGCGATATATATACTCTAATACTTTAAATATTATAATGATACATACTAAACCAATCCCCGAATAAGAAATAGCAAATAAAATATTACTTATTGAGTCATATATACCTTTTAAAAAAGCATTGATGATCAAGAGAATTGGACAGAATAATAACGTTAAAGATAATAAAAATAGCAATAAAATAATAATACCAATTAAAGTTACAGGTATTAAAATTACAAACATTGACAATATACCTAAACTTAACGATGCTATGACAGCGCGAGCGATATTAGTAAAATTAGGTTTGATTTGAGCATAGTCAATAATATTTTGTGCTTTTACTTCATTAGCTACATCATAAGGATCTTTTAATTTTTTTATGATTTTTTCTTCTGATTCACCATTTAATTCTTGTTCATAAAAGTACGTTTCATATTCATACATTTTTTGATCGATTAATGGTCTTGGCAAACCTTTAAGTGAGGTTTCTAATTCATTTAAATACGTAATCTTATTCATATTAGTCACTCATCCTGATTATCATATTCAATACTCTCTTTTTCTGTGATTAAATCTAACAACGCTAATGACTGAAAAATTCAATACGTTTAATTTCACGATTTTCACATAATAAATTTAATTTCATGTGATGGTCACGATCTAAGTATTTAATTGATTCATATTTCTTACCTATAATGTTCT containing:
- a CDS encoding HAAS signaling domain-containing protein, yielding MNKITYLNELETSLKGLPRPLIDQKMYEYETYFYEQELNGESEEKIIKKLKDPYDVANEVKAQNIIDYAQIKPNFTNIARAVIASLSLGILSMFVILIPVTLIGIIILLLFLLSLTLLFCPILLIINAFLKGIYDSISNILFAISYSGIGLVCIIIIFKVLEYIYRIILKYLTWYIKTVKGSVKK
- a CDS encoding DUF4097 family beta strand repeat-containing protein; protein product: MKKLFFIGISVFIVFFIAATTTWFVFDKDKYDTQNYDKTFQQDIFNRLDVKLDNSNLTLKKGSQFKITYNGDNHIQTKIKDKCLKVRDSQNKNRGYSTDLNPFYHNKKQLTIEVPDNKIKSLNIDMDAGHLKISGIALNDSNIINHTGDFNLDNVQFDNVNLYTNFSKDLYIKNSNIVNSDFKLKGGKLSIINSKLKQTIFINDHGEVKFKKMPAQSDVKASTKEGDISFEYAEKPVNTILKLNPGTGKSLIHNKAFKNGKVGNSDNVLEFYTIDGDIDID